From the Alosa sapidissima isolate fAloSap1 unplaced genomic scaffold, fAloSap1.pri scaffold_371_ctg1, whole genome shotgun sequence genome, the window GTGGCCTTAGCATTGTGTTCTCTGTTGTTGGTACCCACCGACAGGACTAACAGCTCAACGGCTTCTTGTGGGGAAGTTTTCTCAAGTAACCGGTTCATGTGGTTGGCTGTGGCACCTGGATAGCTGTCTATCTGTATGTTGGGATATGGATGAGGGGGAATACGGGCCAGATTGGAATCGCCTATGAATAATATGGGTTTGTTAGGTCTGATGTGCCACTCCTGAAGTCTATTGTTGGACCATTTGTGATAggtaggagagaagagggggagagagagaagtgggactGTAGGAGTCCGAAGAAGAGGGGGCCTAGGGGACAGGGGTTGTGTAGAATGTGGTGTAGGTGAGGGTTTGTGTAGAGGTAGGGGGGAGGGAGTAGGAGCCCCAGACAGTTCTACacctgtggaggtggagggctcAGCATTGGGTTTTGTAAGCTGGTTAGCTTTTTTGTTTCCCTTGCTCATCATCACCCTTGATGGTTTGGACTGTCCTGGGTCTACCCCTCCCACTTGGGTGGAACCTGGTGGAGAGAGACATGGTGTTATATCCTGTGGAACCAAATGTGTTATGAGGTGGTTAGCCTGGGTGGTGTTAGTGGTGGCCGTGTTAGGGCGTTGGGTGATTGTGGGCTGACTGTTATAAGTGTGAGTGACAAGGGCTGTAACCTGTATGGTGGGTCTGTTTTTGGGTGGTGTAagggtaggggagaccgggagaGTGTCAGTAGGGTGGGTGTTAGTGggtgtagggttagggttagtaagAGGGTTTGGGGTGTCAATGGGAGAAGTGTCTATGGGTGTGGGAGTAGTGGGGGGATTTTTGGTGCGGTGTTGTGCGttctgagtggtgtgtgtggtgttgggtggGTGTTGATGGTCATCAGTATCTGAGAGTGTATCTGTCAGGTCAGGTGTGTTGATGGTAAAAGTGACCTGCTGTAAGTCAATGGAAGTGGAGAGTGAAGGGATGGATGGGGTGGTAAGTGTAAGTGTGGGATGTGGCATAACTCCCAAGTCCTGTTTAGGAGGGGGAGTAGGGGCCCTAGTGGgtgcaggaagaggagggaatTCAGTGAGAAAAGAGGGGTCAGAagagtgagtgggtgtggggggggtccCTAGGAGTGGGGGTAGTAGTCTGGTgagggggggtggtgtgtgttggtgttgtgtggGGGGAAGACTGAGGGTTGAGAAGCCGTTGAACTGTCTGTAAGGTAGTGGGTGACAGGCGAGTATGGTACCTCTTTCTGGCCCAGCCACTGGCAATCTGAAATGCCAGTGTATTGAAAGGGGAAGGGGTGGAAGTCAGTAGTGTAAGTTGTGTGTTATAGTGTTCCAGAAGGATGTCCATGTTGTGTTGCATCCAGTCTGATGTGTTCTGGTTGAgtagtgtgcgtgtatgttgaGTGGGTAGTGCTGGTTTAATGAATTGTGTAAGTTTGGCTACTTGTCTGGTCATACCTGTGGGGAAGAGGCCTGTCTGGAGTGCATGTGAAATTATGTGTTGGTGGTGAGTGACTTGAATCAGTTTGAAGTAGTGTTTGGATTGTTGTCGGGTGAGGGGATCTGGAGGTTGTGTGAGAGGACGTGTGTAGGGTCTGTTGAATGAGGCCATGTtgtatgtgtaatgtagtgagtgagtggaagTGAATGTATGGAAGTCAATGTATGGAATTGTGTAGTGtagggagaagaaaagaaagaaaacaaaaccaaaaaaccaaaaataaaaaatgggggGGGCAAATATGTTGGAGGGGGGGGAAAAGGAATGGGGGCAGCTGGCTAGAAAGGAGCAAAACGGTAAAAGCCAACCTTACAGAAATTAACCAAtactaaaaacaaacaactgaaaagaTAAAAGCCCTTACCTGTAGCGCAGACCTAGGTTCGCATACCTCATGCTTGTGTTGGGTTTGATGTTAAAGATCCACAGAGTAGTGTTCCAGATGGTAGATTGCTCAGGTTACCTCCAAAAGAGTGAGGTTGCAGTCCAAGTTCATGAAAGAGAGCACAGTCTTGACAGCCAGGTGTATAGCAAACAGTCCAGATatgtgctagcatgctaatccaTGTGGTCAGGCAGGTGGATAGGGTAGTCCTCTTACAGTGTTTGTTAAAATTTAAAAGCCAATCTTTATTTCAAATAATTTAAAACCAATTGGATTAACTAGTAAGGAATAAAAGCAGAAATACCGTGTTGCTCCTTGGAAAACTCCTGACGTTTCGGATAACTAATCCTGCATCAGAGGAGAAAGTGCctagtgctggtgtgtttggtaTTTCAGTTAGAAATGAGGGGGGGAGTTAGGAAGAGGAAGGGGTTTGTTTCTGGGAAGGAGGGTGTTGGTTGGATGTAGTGTGAGTCAATCTAAATGAGAGTATGTGGCTGTCTGTGATTGGGGCATTTGAAATTGGTCTGCAAATGGAGGGAAGCTAAGGTGGTTGGGAATTGTAGTTCTAAgtgtaaaaagtgaagttgaggTAGAGTGTAAAGGCTCTACTTAAGAGGTCCTCAGGGGTGTAGTGGCTAGGAGGCCAGACTGGAAGGGAGAAGGGCACAGGTTCGAGGCCCGTCTGACCAACTGTGCAAAAAGCATTTATAAATGGgttttaataaataaaataaataaaagtagtaAGAAGGTGAAACAGGGTTAGGAGATAAAAGAGAGGACCTAAAAGTGAAATATTAAGTAAAAGGTGTTAGGGTATGTTTGACTAATATGGAGAGGGTAAAGCAGAGTAAAGGGGAGATTCCCTGGCGTAGTGGTAGGGAACTCGCTCCTGGACCCCAGAGTCGCaggttcgagtcccaccaggGAGGGGCACGGAGGAGTTTTTCTCAAAAGGAGCTAATCTTTCTAGTAGTAGAAAGTCTATACAGAGAATAAAAGGGTTTAAAatcaaagaaaataaaagagaCTCA encodes:
- the LOC121700842 gene encoding mucin-2-like, with amino-acid sequence MPHPTLTLTTPSIPSLSTSIDLQQVTFTINTPDLTDTLSDTDDHQHPPNTTHTTQNAQHRTKNPPTTPTPIDTSPIDTLPVSPTLTPPKNRPTIQVTALVTHTYNSQPTITQRPNTATTNTTQANHLITHLVPQDITPCLSPPGSTQVGGVDPGQSKPSRVMMSKGNKKANQLTKPNAEPSTSTGVELSGAPTPSPLPLHKPSPTPHSTQPLSPRPPLLRTPTVPLLSLPLFSPTYHKWSNNRLQEWHIRPNKPILFIGDSNLARIPPHPYPNIQIDSYPGATANHMNRLLEKTSPQEAVELLVLSVGTNNREHNAKATTNKQLNKMFKLATKVFPNANIYVPVINFSPSIHPHYKYNLTEINRYITTHLPHLQPLPADQFSTTLDHIHWTPEVASKILHFWCTQLNLTFHRP